Genomic segment of Candidatus Delongbacteria bacterium:
GGAGAGGATGTAATAATTCAGAAACACGGAGATGCTGTAATTTTATTACCTCATGATAAAGCATGGGAGACTTTCCTTCACGGATTGAACTCCTTTAGTGATGATTTTATGCATGATGGAAGAGATCAGGACATAGACCAGGAAAGAGAATCATTTTAAATGTATATCCTAGATACAAATATCTGCATCTTTTCAATTAAAAAGAAATCCCCCAATTTATTGGATAAAATATCAGAGCATTTGAGCAATGGGATCTACATCTCTTCACTAACTGTAGCAGAATTGGAATATGGTGTATCGAATAGTCAATTTCCTGAAAAGAATAGAATAGCCTTGCTGGAATTCCTTTCAATTTTCAACATTCTGGATTTCAAAGAATCAGATGCAGTACCATATGGAATGATCAAAACCAATCTTAGAAGAAATGGAAACATAATCGGTCCGATCGACATGTTACTAGCAGCTCAAGGAATCTCGAATAATATGACTATGGTTACAAACAATCTAAAAGAGTTTGAACGAGTAGAAGGTTTGAAAATAGAAGATTGGTCTTAAAAACGAGCCCAAGGATGGGCGAGTTAATTTTTAAAAGCTTTTTAAGCTAGAAATTGTGTACAACGTCCCGCGAATATGCGAAGTTGCTTCGGCCCCTTGTGGGCTTGATAAAAGCTGGGAAAAGTATAACATACTTTTTTCAGGTTTTATCAAAGAAGCAATTTGGGTGAAGCGAAGCGGAACCGCATATTCGCTGTTATGTGCTGGGCTGAGCACTGGTTTAGAACC
This window contains:
- a CDS encoding antitoxin encodes the protein MQTAKLFMNGRSQAVRLPKQYQFLGEDVIIQKHGDAVILLPHDKAWETFLHGLNSFSDDFMHDGRDQDIDQERESF
- a CDS encoding type II toxin-antitoxin system VapC family toxin, coding for MYILDTNICIFSIKKKSPNLLDKISEHLSNGIYISSLTVAELEYGVSNSQFPEKNRIALLEFLSIFNILDFKESDAVPYGMIKTNLRRNGNIIGPIDMLLAAQGISNNMTMVTNNLKEFERVEGLKIEDWS